The following coding sequences are from one Salvia hispanica cultivar TCC Black 2014 chromosome 3, UniMelb_Shisp_WGS_1.0, whole genome shotgun sequence window:
- the LOC125215616 gene encoding chlorophyll a-b binding protein 6, chloroplastic encodes MAANTLMSCGVAAAAVCPSVLSSSKSKFAASVSFATNANTSRFTMAANWMPGEPRPPYLDGSAPGDFGFDPLRLGEVPENLERYKESELIHCRWAMLAVPGILVPEALGLGNWVKAQEWAAVPGGQATYLGNPVPWGTLPTILVIEFLSIAFVEHQRSMEKDPEKKKYPGGAFDPLGYSKDPKKFEEYKVKEIKNGRLALLAFVGFCVQQSAYPGTGPLENLATHLADPWHNNIGDVLIPFS; translated from the exons ATGGCAGCCAACACCTTGATGAGCTGCGGCGTTGCTGCCGCCGCCGTCTGCCCCTCCGTCCTCTCCTCCTCAAAGTCGAAATTCGCCGCATCCGTCTCCTTCGCCACCAATGCCAACACCTCCAGGTTCACCATGGCCGCCAACTGGATGCCCGGCGAGCCCCGCCCCCCCTACCTCGATGGCTCCGCTCCCGG AGATTTCGGATTCGACCCACTTCGGCTAGGGGAAGTCCCGGAAAACCTAGAGAGATATAAGGAGTCGGAGCTCATCCACTGCAGATGGGCTATGCTTGCAGTT CCCGGGATCCTGGTGCCTGAGGCCCTAGGGCTGGGCAACTGGGTGAAGGCACAGGAGTGGGCGGCGGTTCCAGGCGGGCAGGCGACATATTTGGGGAACCCAGTGCCGTGGGGGACCCTACCGACAATCTTGGTGATCGAGTTCTTGTCCATAGCCTTTGTAGAGCACCAAAGGAGCATGGAGAAGGACCCCGAGAAGAAGAAGTACCCAGGAGGAGCATTCGACCCGCTTGGCTACTCCAAGGACCCAAAGAAGTTCGAGGAGTACAAGGTCAAGGAGATCAAGAATG GTCGTCTTGCGCTATTGGCGTTTGTAGGATTCTGCGTGCAGCAATCAGCGTACCCGGGAACAGGGCCGTTGGAGAATTTGGCGACGCATTTGGCTGACCCGTGGCACAACAACATCGGCGACGTTCTCATTCCTTTCTCTTAA